From a single Bacteroidota bacterium genomic region:
- a CDS encoding SGNH/GDSL hydrolase family protein has product MTPERDTSAKKSIRHLFLGDSYTIGQGVAADKRWPSQLTDSLKARGVSVEASRVIAKTGWTVAGLLNGIREGNPDSSWTHVSILIGVNNQYQRRPVKEFLMGLDTLLLQARRFTPTGTIYLLTIPDYSYTPFAGRDSLRIRSEIEQYNREIRQAAVDRQLILIDVTTVSKSAGKDPSLLADDRLHPSGKQYQVWVDSVLKRVRF; this is encoded by the coding sequence GTGACACCAGAACGGGACACATCAGCCAAAAAAAGCATCAGGCATTTGTTTCTTGGCGATTCATATACCATTGGTCAGGGAGTTGCTGCGGATAAACGGTGGCCTTCGCAACTGACGGACAGTCTGAAGGCACGTGGAGTATCTGTGGAGGCATCACGGGTGATTGCAAAGACGGGCTGGACTGTGGCAGGACTGCTTAATGGAATTCGCGAGGGAAATCCGGATAGCAGCTGGACTCATGTTTCGATACTGATCGGAGTGAACAATCAGTACCAGAGGCGACCGGTGAAGGAATTTCTGATGGGACTGGATACCTTACTCTTACAGGCCAGGCGGTTCACACCAACCGGGACCATCTATCTGCTTACCATTCCGGATTACTCATATACTCCGTTTGCCGGCAGGGATTCCCTGAGAATACGGTCAGAGATTGAGCAGTATAATCGTGAAATCAGACAAGCAGCAGTGGATCGCCAGCTGATTCTGATCGATGTTACGACGGTTTCCAAATCTGCGGGAAAGGACCCTTCTCTGCTGGCCGATGACCGGCTTCATCCTTCCGGAAAACAATACCAGGTATGGGTCGATTCGGTTTTAAAACGGGTCCGGTTCTGA
- a CDS encoding T9SS type A sorting domain-containing protein encodes MKKCALFLIVLMLITVSGQAQVPFTVSSSIGDKAVDVPVNTTLTLTFSDVPDLTKYENESTHSPLDWVSLWFQGYEGEGSPILSWGLSEDQKTLTLQLSLQTATVYDLRIWNAMSIHGQNLTPLTVLFTTGPALPASTISGTISGRTPGKMSWVLIFHQSQDLFLTDINSYTTYVRGSLIDESDGSFEMNHIPDGVYYLLAFEDLDGNGEISPEEGDRLYIHDTDQDGIPTWLAVQNPGSQTVNGTFLSMIKTGTSVSRTPAATVASEWSDQSQLMLVASVMPCDEKGEAGMWYYLYGDSAKKEVLSLIYMGSQLAYRTNLAMDMGEEELEYFFQSAIHPAWKNSEDLMPAVDADFRSGENYNPDEPIRYRCQLVGFFFGGLVPKTESGFLFPALGELLAESVQPGHLPFPEDQQAYLERAQVSKTLWMFKASQLDSSSDEWMDRDSWIAGALTGNLLSEKAVTASEVFQEFEAERAILEIPEYPVSVFAPGLKDDGTCMNWGIVTWDPVDHVHRVYFCMGTLSINLPLEFFPWTPWLVHQKAQLEEEWLNSDVVTMIADAFYESENGPLPEYGFTRYASLVVENRFFPVDRNQYWIFSYDLTENSQRTPSSQINPIFPGFTFFINSKTGVIRHDPFIASTDKRSDAMDSAQLWSSDAVLYSIESISTIHPDGKALGWSYQFMRAGTPDGFRVLVSGESMMTVPVNLDESAVAENDTLLGEWMESGELLELLETDYEISADEIMKLALITLNESPVWMVVTNPAIEDPAELGTEDIEDMILLLDAKTGTPLDKALLSGSDAVGLRAWQGSPIRINYDLELVAIYADLAEGPVATVWAYLTRSPLTSEQFLCFMAGPVAIPINPPVFKDAVELVATYPAIPPGWIPLSKLADQFEQYLETHPISFEIEHASAILVSGSIMDIQVPEGKTWWFVVLEGAEKDTVIVVDAFSGEMYTTVGDRPGQPQQLVLGQNYPNPFNPETTIPFYLKSGGRTRLILYNLLGQPVRVVFDQILPAGNHECRIQAGSLPTGMYLIELRQGTQSDRRKLMLLK; translated from the coding sequence ATGAAAAAGTGTGCCCTTTTTTTGATTGTTCTGATGCTGATAACCGTTTCGGGCCAGGCACAGGTTCCGTTTACGGTTTCTTCTTCGATCGGGGACAAGGCGGTCGACGTTCCGGTAAACACAACGCTGACTCTGACCTTTTCTGATGTGCCCGATCTGACTAAATACGAGAATGAATCCACTCACTCTCCGCTCGACTGGGTCTCACTCTGGTTCCAGGGATACGAAGGGGAAGGTTCACCCATTCTCAGCTGGGGACTTTCTGAGGACCAGAAGACGCTTACCCTTCAGCTTTCTCTGCAGACTGCTACTGTCTATGACCTGAGAATCTGGAATGCCATGAGCATCCACGGTCAGAATCTGACACCGCTCACAGTTCTCTTCACGACTGGCCCGGCCCTTCCTGCTTCGACCATTTCGGGGACGATCTCCGGACGTACTCCCGGAAAAATGAGCTGGGTTCTGATTTTTCATCAATCCCAGGATCTGTTTCTGACCGATATAAATTCCTATACGACCTATGTGCGGGGAAGTCTGATTGATGAGTCTGATGGTTCCTTTGAAATGAACCACATCCCCGATGGGGTTTACTATCTCCTTGCTTTTGAAGACCTGGATGGCAACGGTGAGATATCACCAGAGGAGGGAGACCGTTTATATATTCACGACACCGATCAGGATGGCATTCCAACCTGGCTTGCGGTTCAGAATCCGGGTTCTCAAACGGTTAATGGCACTTTTCTCTCAATGATAAAAACCGGCACATCGGTTTCCCGTACCCCGGCAGCCACAGTTGCCTCGGAATGGTCCGATCAGTCCCAGCTGATGTTAGTTGCTTCTGTCATGCCCTGTGATGAAAAAGGGGAAGCCGGTATGTGGTATTATCTGTATGGCGATTCGGCAAAAAAAGAAGTGTTGTCCCTGATTTACATGGGAAGTCAGCTGGCTTACCGTACCAACCTGGCCATGGACATGGGGGAAGAGGAACTGGAGTATTTCTTTCAGTCAGCCATTCATCCGGCCTGGAAAAACAGTGAAGACCTGATGCCGGCAGTAGATGCCGATTTCAGGAGCGGGGAGAATTATAATCCGGATGAACCGATCCGTTACCGTTGTCAGCTGGTGGGCTTTTTCTTTGGCGGATTGGTGCCGAAAACGGAATCCGGGTTTCTCTTCCCGGCCCTTGGCGAATTGCTGGCTGAATCGGTCCAACCCGGTCATCTGCCTTTTCCTGAAGACCAGCAGGCCTATCTGGAACGAGCCCAGGTTTCCAAAACGCTCTGGATGTTTAAAGCCAGTCAATTGGATTCTTCCTCAGATGAGTGGATGGATCGGGATTCCTGGATAGCTGGTGCCCTGACCGGAAACCTTCTGTCGGAAAAGGCAGTAACTGCATCCGAGGTCTTTCAGGAATTTGAAGCTGAACGGGCCATTCTTGAGATTCCCGAGTATCCTGTGTCGGTATTTGCACCAGGGTTAAAAGATGACGGAACCTGCATGAACTGGGGAATTGTCACCTGGGATCCGGTCGATCATGTTCACCGGGTGTATTTCTGCATGGGAACCCTCAGCATCAATCTACCCCTCGAATTTTTCCCGTGGACACCCTGGCTGGTTCATCAGAAAGCCCAACTGGAAGAGGAATGGTTGAATTCCGATGTGGTGACCATGATTGCCGATGCTTTCTATGAATCTGAAAATGGTCCGTTGCCCGAGTATGGTTTTACCCGATATGCCTCTCTGGTGGTGGAAAACCGGTTTTTCCCGGTGGATCGGAATCAGTACTGGATTTTCAGTTACGACCTTACCGAAAATTCCCAACGCACACCATCCAGCCAGATCAATCCGATTTTTCCGGGATTTACTTTCTTCATCAATTCAAAAACAGGTGTGATCCGGCATGATCCATTTATCGCCAGCACCGATAAACGATCCGATGCCATGGACAGTGCACAGTTATGGTCATCCGATGCAGTTCTCTACAGTATCGAATCGATCTCAACCATCCATCCCGATGGCAAGGCTCTGGGCTGGAGTTATCAGTTCATGCGGGCTGGAACACCCGATGGATTCAGGGTTCTGGTTTCTGGTGAATCGATGATGACAGTGCCCGTTAATCTCGATGAGTCGGCCGTGGCAGAAAATGATACTCTTTTGGGGGAATGGATGGAATCAGGCGAGTTACTGGAATTGCTGGAAACGGACTACGAGATCAGCGCGGACGAAATTATGAAGCTGGCATTGATTACCCTGAATGAATCACCCGTCTGGATGGTGGTAACCAATCCGGCCATTGAGGATCCGGCCGAACTTGGTACTGAGGATATTGAGGATATGATTCTTCTGCTGGATGCAAAAACCGGAACCCCACTGGATAAAGCGCTATTATCCGGGTCCGATGCCGTGGGATTACGGGCCTGGCAGGGATCACCCATCCGGATCAATTATGATCTGGAACTGGTGGCTATCTATGCCGACCTGGCAGAAGGACCTGTTGCAACCGTCTGGGCCTACCTGACCCGGTCTCCGCTGACCAGTGAACAGTTTCTTTGCTTTATGGCCGGTCCGGTAGCCATTCCTATCAATCCGCCTGTGTTCAAAGATGCCGTTGAACTGGTGGCAACCTATCCGGCCATTCCTCCCGGCTGGATTCCTCTATCCAAACTGGCCGATCAGTTCGAGCAATATCTGGAAACTCACCCGATCAGTTTTGAAATTGAACATGCATCGGCCATCCTGGTTAGTGGATCCATCATGGACATTCAGGTGCCAGAAGGGAAGACCTGGTGGTTCGTGGTGCTGGAGGGCGCCGAAAAAGATACGGTAATTGTTGTGGATGCTTTTTCCGGTGAGATGTATACCACGGTCGGTGACCGGCCCGGGCAACCTCAGCAGTTGGTTCTCGGGCAAAACTACCCGAATCCGTTTAATCCTGAAACCACCATTCCATTCTATCTGAAATCTGGCGGAAGGACCCGGCTGATACTTTATAACCTGCTTGGTCAACCCGTCCGGGTCGTTTTTGATCAGATTCTTCCGGCAGGTAATCATGAATGTCGTATTCAGGCCGGGTCACTTCCGACCGGAATGTACCTGATTGAACTGCGGCAGGGAACCCAGAGCGACCGCCGGAAACTGATGTTGCTGAAATAA
- a CDS encoding YebC/PmpR family DNA-binding transcriptional regulator, producing MGRIFEKRKHKMFARFDRMAKAFTKIGKEIVIAVKLGGPDPATNPRLRMAIQNAKSVNMPKDRVEAAIKRAVAKDTADLQEVNYEAYAPHGVAIFVETATDNPTRTVANVRMHLNRAGGSLATSGALDFIFSRKGVFTIHAAGHNLDELELELIDFGLEELMTDEEKVIIYTSFHDFSTMQKALEERKIEVISAELQRIPQTTVSLNEQQENEILEIVENLEGDDDVQAVYHNLK from the coding sequence ATGGGACGTATTTTCGAAAAACGGAAACATAAAATGTTTGCCCGCTTTGACCGGATGGCCAAAGCATTTACTAAAATTGGAAAAGAAATCGTTATCGCGGTTAAACTGGGCGGACCCGATCCGGCCACCAATCCGCGGCTTCGCATGGCCATTCAGAACGCAAAAAGCGTCAACATGCCAAAGGACCGGGTGGAAGCTGCCATCAAGCGGGCTGTAGCGAAGGATACGGCCGATCTGCAGGAAGTGAATTATGAAGCATACGCCCCACACGGCGTGGCCATTTTTGTCGAAACAGCCACCGACAATCCAACCCGGACTGTTGCGAATGTAAGAATGCACCTGAACCGTGCGGGCGGATCGCTTGCAACCAGCGGTGCTCTCGATTTCATTTTCTCACGCAAAGGTGTCTTCACCATCCATGCAGCCGGACATAACCTGGATGAACTGGAACTCGAACTCATCGACTTCGGATTGGAAGAACTCATGACTGATGAGGAAAAGGTGATCATCTACACCTCTTTTCATGACTTCAGTACCATGCAAAAGGCACTCGAAGAACGGAAAATCGAGGTGATCAGCGCTGAACTTCAACGAATTCCGCAGACCACGGTTTCTTTGAATGAACAACAGGAAAATGAGATTCTGGAAATTGTGGAAAACCTGGAAGGGGACGATGACGTTCAGGCGGTTTATCACAACCTGAAATAA
- a CDS encoding MFS transporter, protein MNPTIPANPLSLPEFRFFLTARFLITLAIQIQAVILGWQIYEMTRDPLSLGLSGLAEAIPAIGIALVAGYIADHQVRHRIVIIGYTVLFLSSVGFVIYSFPSVREATGNSVVPLYLIIGLTGLARGLTGPAMFGLMAEIVPQQLLGRAAAWSTTIWQLAAVGGPALAGFIFLILHFTGSYLLVAASILCGFSAILLIHAKPKPVQTEGESLFSGLTAGLKFVWNKDVLIAAMSLDLFAVLFGGAVALLPIFANEILQVGPEGLGILRASPAIGSAIVALIMARFPPGRGAGRWLLVCVAGFGLTMIGFAFSTWFWLSVALLILSGVFDGVSVVIRATIMQVYTPGSMKGRVSAINSVFIGSSNEIGAFESGVAARLLGVIPSVVFGGIMTLIVVGVTAVKAKKLRKLDL, encoded by the coding sequence ATGAACCCCACCATTCCCGCCAACCCCCTCTCGTTACCCGAATTCAGATTTTTTCTGACTGCCCGTTTCCTCATCACCCTGGCCATTCAGATTCAGGCTGTGATCCTTGGATGGCAGATTTATGAAATGACCCGAGACCCCTTGTCACTCGGCCTTTCAGGCCTTGCAGAAGCCATTCCGGCCATTGGAATTGCCCTGGTTGCCGGCTACATCGCCGATCATCAGGTCCGCCACCGGATTGTGATCATCGGGTATACGGTGCTGTTTCTCTCTTCGGTTGGTTTTGTCATTTATTCGTTCCCATCCGTCAGGGAAGCGACAGGTAACAGTGTTGTCCCCCTGTATCTGATCATCGGTCTGACCGGTCTGGCCCGCGGACTGACCGGCCCCGCAATGTTTGGTCTGATGGCCGAAATTGTTCCTCAGCAATTGCTGGGCCGCGCCGCCGCCTGGAGTACCACAATCTGGCAATTGGCAGCCGTGGGTGGACCGGCCCTGGCTGGATTTATCTTCCTTATCCTGCACTTCACCGGTTCCTATCTTCTTGTTGCTGCATCCATCCTCTGCGGATTTTCGGCCATCCTGCTCATTCATGCGAAACCAAAGCCGGTTCAAACAGAAGGGGAGTCCCTGTTTTCTGGTCTGACCGCCGGACTAAAATTCGTCTGGAACAAGGATGTGCTGATCGCAGCCATGTCCCTTGACCTGTTTGCCGTTTTATTCGGAGGGGCCGTGGCGTTGCTGCCCATTTTTGCCAATGAAATTCTGCAGGTGGGTCCGGAAGGATTGGGGATTCTTAGGGCTTCACCTGCCATTGGATCCGCCATTGTGGCCCTGATCATGGCCAGATTTCCGCCGGGACGCGGAGCTGGTCGCTGGCTGTTGGTCTGTGTGGCGGGATTCGGTCTTACCATGATCGGATTTGCTTTTTCAACCTGGTTTTGGTTGTCGGTAGCGCTTTTGATTCTTAGCGGGGTGTTTGATGGAGTCAGTGTGGTTATCCGTGCAACCATCATGCAGGTTTATACACCCGGATCCATGAAAGGAAGAGTGTCGGCAATTAACTCCGTTTTTATCGGATCGTCCAATGAAATCGGAGCATTCGAATCGGGTGTGGCCGCCCGGTTGCTCGGTGTGATTCCCTCGGTGGTTTTTGGTGGAATCATGACACTGATTGTGGTGGGGGTAACTGCCGTGAAAGCCAAAAAACTCCGGAAATTGGATTTGTAG
- a CDS encoding phosphoadenylyl-sulfate reductase, with translation MSPEQLDTRLGPLNANERIALAASVIPHSELAVSSAFGPFSAAFLHLVTRQIPDIPVGFLDTGYHFTETLSFRDELASRLSLNLQIIRPSISRAEFEKKAGDKPWDTDHEGCCKVNKVDPMDDWLKGFSAWLSGIRSNQTQNRAGLGFAVLNSRGQFKIHPILDWTSKQVWDYINEHQLPVHPLFYKGFTSLGCEPCTHVAGPGEDRSGRWKGLKQECGLHI, from the coding sequence ATGTCACCCGAACAACTTGATACCCGGCTCGGCCCCCTGAATGCGAATGAACGAATAGCACTGGCTGCCTCGGTGATTCCCCACAGCGAATTGGCAGTTTCATCGGCTTTCGGTCCCTTCAGTGCTGCCTTCCTTCATTTGGTTACCCGTCAGATTCCCGATATTCCCGTTGGCTTCCTCGATACCGGCTATCATTTCACCGAGACCCTTTCATTCCGCGATGAACTGGCCAGCCGGTTATCGCTGAACCTTCAAATTATCAGACCTTCCATATCTCGGGCGGAATTTGAAAAGAAGGCCGGTGATAAACCATGGGATACCGACCATGAAGGTTGCTGCAAAGTAAACAAAGTCGATCCCATGGATGACTGGTTGAAAGGATTTTCGGCCTGGCTGAGCGGTATCCGGTCGAATCAGACTCAGAACCGTGCCGGTCTCGGATTTGCGGTTCTCAATTCACGCGGTCAGTTTAAAATCCACCCCATTCTCGACTGGACATCCAAACAGGTCTGGGATTATATCAATGAGCATCAGTTACCCGTTCATCCGCTCTTTTACAAAGGATTCACCAGCCTGGGGTGTGAACCATGTACGCACGTGGCCGGTCCGGGAGAGGATCGTTCAGGAAGGTGGAAGGGGTTAAAACAGGAGTGTGGTCTGCATATATGA
- the cobA gene encoding uroporphyrinogen-III C-methyltransferase: protein MKTKSFIPGTVYLTGAGIGSPDLITIRAWQAIRAADVILYDALLPSELLEEARPYTELIYSGKLAGRHSMSQEEINRRLIHHARSGKVVIRLKGGDPMIFGRGGEEALALLEAGVPVEIIPGVSSLQVCAASAGIPLTHRGIATGFRVLSGDPGSLSRLNAGDLSRSEETLVFFMARDRFRVIIAALLDAGMEGSMPVAWVSDAGGPSQTVQIAELKSAENLNPDPDQPGLLLVGRTVSLHFQLPVPGEVSHAVSHFL from the coding sequence ATGAAAACCAAATCGTTTATTCCCGGAACTGTGTATCTGACGGGTGCCGGCATCGGAAGTCCCGATCTGATCACCATCAGGGCCTGGCAGGCCATCCGGGCAGCCGATGTCATTTTATACGATGCATTGCTGCCTTCTGAATTGCTTGAGGAGGCCCGGCCGTATACTGAACTGATTTACTCGGGAAAACTGGCCGGCCGGCATTCCATGTCACAGGAAGAGATCAACCGGAGACTGATTCACCATGCCAGATCAGGCAAAGTGGTTATCAGGCTGAAAGGGGGAGATCCGATGATATTTGGCCGTGGAGGTGAGGAGGCACTGGCCTTGCTGGAGGCAGGCGTTCCGGTGGAAATCATTCCCGGTGTTTCCTCGCTTCAGGTATGTGCGGCCTCTGCAGGCATTCCGCTTACCCACCGGGGAATAGCCACTGGCTTCAGGGTGCTGTCGGGCGATCCTGGTTCTCTGAGCCGGCTGAATGCAGGAGACCTGTCCCGCTCGGAAGAAACACTCGTGTTTTTCATGGCCCGTGACCGGTTCCGGGTTATCATCGCTGCCTTGCTTGATGCAGGAATGGAAGGATCCATGCCGGTTGCCTGGGTTTCCGATGCAGGAGGGCCGTCCCAGACTGTTCAGATCGCTGAGCTGAAATCGGCTGAAAACCTGAATCCGGATCCCGATCAGCCCGGACTTCTGCTCGTGGGCCGAACGGTTTCCCTTCATTTCCAATTACCGGTCCCGGGAGAGGTATCGCATGCTGTATCCCATTTTCTATAA
- a CDS encoding bifunctional precorrin-2 dehydrogenase/sirohydrochlorin ferrochelatase: MLYPIFYKLEGRLVVLVGGGKLAIEKLNGLSGTGARLLVICPDIHPEALDLCLKLKGIWKKESFNGHFPDETTLVIAATDDPVVNGQVFQEARRKKIPVNVADQPDLCDWYNGAVIRRGSFTLALSSSGDAPSLLKWIRKELDEQIPPDEAVFLESLKMIRDQMKEKGWTPGQRAEWFTARFEELKKAEWVHE, encoded by the coding sequence ATGCTGTATCCCATTTTCTATAAACTGGAAGGCCGGTTGGTGGTTCTGGTGGGTGGTGGAAAACTGGCCATCGAAAAACTGAACGGTCTATCCGGCACAGGTGCCCGACTGCTGGTCATCTGCCCCGATATACATCCCGAGGCGCTGGACCTCTGTCTCAAACTGAAGGGTATCTGGAAGAAAGAATCGTTCAATGGCCATTTTCCGGATGAGACCACCCTGGTGATTGCGGCCACCGATGATCCGGTGGTTAACGGGCAGGTCTTTCAGGAGGCACGAAGGAAAAAAATCCCCGTGAATGTGGCCGATCAGCCCGATCTGTGCGATTGGTACAATGGGGCGGTCATCCGTCGCGGATCGTTCACGCTCGCACTGTCGAGCAGTGGTGATGCGCCATCCTTACTGAAATGGATCCGGAAAGAATTGGATGAACAGATACCGCCCGATGAAGCGGTGTTTCTGGAGTCCCTGAAAATGATCAGGGATCAGATGAAGGAGAAGGGGTGGACTCCCGGCCAGCGTGCAGAATGGTTCACAGCCCGGTTTGAGGAATTAAAAAAGGCGGAGTGGGTTCATGAGTAA
- a CDS encoding NADPH-dependent assimilatory sulfite reductase hemoprotein subunit — translation MSKVNVEELKRSSNGLRGNIVDEMTNGVPNVTDETYQLLKFHGMYQQDDRDLRRDLKQKGELPAYSFMLRSRIPGGVITREQYLAHDDIADRFGNGTLRLTTREAFQVHGVLKGDVKPVIQAINHALLSTISACGDVNRNVVVTPDPADNPVNRELQALAIRIANHLTPKSRAYHEIWLDEEPQSGELEEPIYGKTYLPRKFKIGITRTGDNSIDILTHDIGIVAITNGDTITDYQLYAGGGLGKTHNNEDTFPRLADPVGRVSPDLVLKAVEAMVMVQRDHGNRENRKLSRLKYVLHNKGVDWFRSQTEKTGGFLFRNAVTLPPWQFRSWFGWTPQGNGLFTLGLFVENGRIHDSGDFRLKTALKTIATTLSCSFRITATQDLQIRDVTPAQQKVVEVILADHGIRLPDTIAPLRLQSMACPALPTCGLAISEAERVFPDIITELEGIAKQVGLESLPVVTRMTGCPNGCARPYTAELAFVGRSGTKYEIHAGGSPGGDRLTTVIHPGLDQSLFKPFFTELFTRFADNRQAGESFGDWVVRQGEW, via the coding sequence ATGAGTAAGGTAAATGTTGAAGAATTAAAACGGTCCAGCAACGGTCTGCGTGGTAACATTGTCGACGAAATGACCAATGGGGTCCCGAATGTCACCGATGAAACCTATCAGTTGCTGAAGTTTCATGGCATGTATCAGCAGGATGACCGTGACCTTCGCCGCGACCTGAAACAAAAAGGCGAGTTACCAGCCTATTCATTCATGCTCAGGTCCAGAATTCCGGGAGGAGTAATTACCCGGGAACAGTACCTGGCCCACGATGACATTGCTGACCGGTTCGGAAACGGAACCCTTCGGCTTACCACCCGGGAGGCATTTCAGGTCCATGGGGTGCTTAAAGGAGATGTAAAACCGGTTATTCAGGCGATAAACCATGCACTGCTTTCAACCATTTCGGCCTGCGGAGATGTGAATCGAAACGTGGTGGTCACCCCGGATCCGGCCGACAACCCGGTGAATCGTGAACTGCAGGCCCTCGCCATCCGGATTGCCAACCACCTGACTCCCAAATCGAGAGCATACCACGAAATCTGGCTGGATGAAGAACCTCAGTCGGGTGAACTGGAAGAGCCCATCTACGGAAAAACCTATCTGCCCCGGAAATTCAAGATTGGAATCACCAGAACCGGTGATAACAGCATCGATATCCTCACTCACGATATCGGCATCGTAGCCATCACCAATGGTGATACCATCACGGACTATCAGTTATATGCGGGTGGGGGATTGGGTAAAACCCACAACAATGAAGATACCTTTCCCCGACTGGCAGACCCGGTCGGAAGGGTGTCCCCCGATCTGGTTCTGAAGGCGGTTGAAGCAATGGTGATGGTCCAGCGGGATCATGGTAACCGTGAAAACAGAAAACTGTCCCGCCTGAAATATGTTCTGCACAACAAGGGCGTCGACTGGTTCCGCTCTCAGACCGAAAAAACAGGCGGTTTCCTGTTCCGTAATGCGGTTACTTTGCCACCGTGGCAGTTCCGTTCCTGGTTTGGATGGACGCCCCAGGGAAACGGATTGTTTACGCTGGGATTGTTCGTTGAAAATGGCCGTATTCACGATTCAGGTGATTTCCGGCTGAAAACAGCCCTGAAAACCATAGCAACGACCCTCTCATGTTCTTTCAGGATTACTGCCACTCAGGATCTGCAGATACGGGATGTGACACCTGCCCAGCAGAAGGTGGTGGAAGTTATTTTAGCTGATCATGGCATTCGTCTTCCCGACACCATTGCACCGCTGAGACTTCAATCCATGGCATGTCCGGCGTTACCAACCTGCGGATTGGCCATCAGTGAAGCTGAACGGGTTTTTCCTGATATTATCACTGAACTGGAAGGCATTGCGAAACAGGTTGGCCTGGAATCCCTCCCGGTGGTGACCCGGATGACCGGGTGTCCCAATGGATGTGCCCGGCCGTATACGGCCGAACTGGCCTTTGTCGGACGCAGCGGAACGAAGTATGAAATCCACGCCGGCGGGTCGCCGGGTGGTGACCGGTTGACCACCGTTATTCACCCTGGGCTCGATCAGTCTTTATTTAAACCGTTTTTTACGGAGTTGTTTACACGTTTTGCTGACAATCGTCAGGCCGGAGAGTCATTCGGTGATTGGGTGGTAAGGCAAGGAGAGTGGTGA
- a CDS encoding response regulator, whose product MQDGKYTILYVDDEEFNLTSFKAIFRRDYIVHTATSGRMGIELLRQHEIDLIITDQRMPDMTGVEFLESIAEEYMFVRRIIITGFSDIEAIIRAINKGNIYRYITKPWDVNDLKITIQNALNAYRTDRQNRELAIELQKKLNRIEELTAEQIRMQEEKFKQDAERKILEAESLKLKEIQKIREEVSNMIVHDLKNPLGLVIGYAKMAEEQLAKPEIDTKSLTQFTRSIQQAGNNMLTLVLNILDVYRFENGTPKLQVSPVTMSDLIDHVIDRIGFGLEKKNMTLIREFDPAITLPIDKELITRVFINLLSNSLKYSSRDKRIWIGARTEGTSTVLYVKDEGAGIPEDKIKDLFGKFSQINQKDDVQGVKSSGIGLTFVKFAVEAHGGTVWAESKEGEGAAFFFRLPSVREEEIPAN is encoded by the coding sequence ATGCAGGACGGCAAATACACGATCCTTTACGTTGACGATGAAGAATTCAACCTGACCTCTTTTAAGGCCATTTTCCGTCGGGATTACATCGTTCACACAGCCACCTCGGGACGGATGGGAATTGAGTTACTCAGACAACATGAGATTGATCTGATCATTACCGACCAGCGAATGCCGGATATGACCGGCGTGGAGTTCCTGGAATCCATTGCTGAAGAGTACATGTTTGTCCGCCGGATCATCATTACCGGGTTTTCTGATATTGAAGCCATTATCCGGGCGATCAATAAAGGCAATATCTACCGTTACATCACCAAACCCTGGGATGTCAACGACCTGAAAATCACCATTCAGAATGCGCTGAATGCCTACCGGACCGACCGTCAGAACCGGGAACTGGCCATCGAACTGCAGAAAAAGTTAAACCGGATCGAAGAGTTGACGGCCGAACAGATCCGGATGCAGGAAGAAAAGTTCAAGCAGGATGCTGAGCGAAAAATTCTGGAAGCAGAAAGTCTGAAACTGAAGGAAATTCAGAAAATCAGGGAAGAAGTCTCGAACATGATTGTGCATGACCTCAAAAATCCGCTTGGATTGGTGATTGGTTATGCCAAAATGGCCGAGGAACAACTTGCAAAACCGGAAATTGATACCAAAAGCCTGACTCAGTTCACCAGAAGCATCCAACAGGCTGGCAACAACATGCTTACCCTGGTTCTCAACATTCTGGATGTTTACCGTTTCGAAAACGGCACCCCCAAACTACAGGTTTCACCGGTAACCATGAGTGATCTGATTGATCATGTCATCGACCGGATCGGTTTTGGGCTTGAAAAGAAAAATATGACCCTGATCCGGGAATTTGATCCGGCCATCACCCTTCCGATCGATAAGGAACTGATTACCCGGGTGTTCATCAATCTGTTATCCAACTCGCTGAAATACAGCAGCAGAGATAAACGGATCTGGATCGGAGCACGGACCGAAGGAACCAGTACAGTTCTTTATGTGAAAGATGAAGGTGCTGGTATTCCAGAAGATAAGATCAAGGATCTTTTCGGAAAATTCAGCCAGATCAATCAGAAGGACGATGTACAGGGCGTCAAGTCATCGGGGATCGGATTGACCTTTGTAAAATTCGCTGTGGAAGCGCATGGCGGTACCGTCTGGGCAGAATCTAAGGAAGGTGAAGGGGCCGCCTTTTTCTTCCGGCTTCCCTCGGTTAGGGAAGAAGAAATCCCTGCAAACTGA